The Gemmatimonadota bacterium genomic sequence TTCGAATACCCAGGGAGCGCACCATGTACCCGATCCGTAAGCACGCCCGCGTGTCCAGGCCGGTCCGGAGCCTGGCCTTTGCCGTCCTCATCCAGTGGATCACCCTTTCAGCCGCCGCCCAGTACACGCCGGTGGGCCCCGACGACGTGGTCGATCTATCGCCGGCTATATCCGGCCGCCACTACCAGTACTGGCCGGGCGGACAGATACACCACCAGCCTATCGTCGTGCCCTATATCGTACACGGAGACCGGCCGTGGGCGTCGGACCTGATCATCCTGGACGAGAACACGGCCACCCAGACGGACACGCCGGCCCACATGATGCCGCCCCAGCACAGCGGTCTGCCGAACGCCCATTACTGGGGTGATCTTACGGTGGAAAAAGTCCCGGCCTGGCAATTAGTGGGCGAGGTATACAAAATCGACGGCCGGTCCATGCTGGACCAGGCTCCGCCGGGCGTGAGTCCCCTGTTCACCATAGATGTGGTCAAGGCCGCCGAGGCGGCGCACAGGCCCATGGGACCGGGCGACGCCGTCCTGTACTGGAGCGGGTACGACGACCGCCACGACCGGCCCGCGCCGGACGACCGCCGCCTGATCGTGGAACCCGTCGCGGGGACGGCGCCTGGATGGCCCGCGCCGGACTACGACGCGGCGGAATACGTGGGCAGCCGGGGAGTCTGGCTCATGGGCATCGACAGTCCGAGCATGGGTGGACTGGGTCCGCCCCGCTACATCGCGTCGGGTCCCGATGGCTTGTACGTAAATCCCCTCGCCCTGGAAAGCCATCTCGGCCATTTCAAGTACGGTGCCGTACACACGGAGGGACTGATCAACCTGGACAGGACGCCCAACGGATCCCTGTACATTGCCCTGCCGGTCAAGCACGAGAACTCACCCACGGTGGAAACGAGGGCGGTGGCCATAACCAATCCGGACCTGGCTGCGCGACTGCTTGAGGCCGTTAAGTCGAAACGGGTGGTCGACCTCTCCGTAACGCTGTCCATGGACCGCCCCGTCTGGTGGCCGGGCCGCGGCGTGGGCCGTCACGTCTTTCCCTATTCGAGGGTGCAGCCGGTGAACTATTTCGATGGTCCATTCGGCCCCTACTGGGTCAACACCCACTTCATGGATGCTCATACAGGAACCCACGTGGATCCGCCCGCGCACTACGGCCCTCCGCCCGGATTCGACACGGGCAGGTATGACGAAACGGTCCGCGCCGCGCTGAGGGAGTTCGAGGCCGAGCACGGTCCGCTGAAGCGCACGGAGTTGACGACGGAAAAGGTCCCGTTGCACCACTTCATGGGGCCCGCCCGGGTCGTCAACGTGCAGCACCGCGTGGGGACGACCTCGTGGGATGACTGGCCGGCCTCACCGGCCATCACGCTGGACGATGTCAGGAGACACGAGGATCTGTACGGGGAGATCGAGGAAGGCGAGGTCGTGCTCTTCCATACGGGACATACGGACACCCACTTCCGCCGCTTCATCCGGGTCGTGGTGGAACAGAGTGTCAAATCGCCCCTGGACGGACAGTCCGAGGGATGGCCGGCGCCGGGTGCGGACGTCATCGCCTATCTGGCCGGCAAAGGCGTGAAGCACGTGGGCATCGATGCACCCGACATGGGATCGGTGGACCCGGTGGAATCCATGAAGACGCACTGGGCGGCGGTGAACCACGACATGATCTTCACGGAGTATCTGATTGGCGTGGGGCAGCTTCCGCCGAAAGGCGCTTTCTTCATCTTCCTGTGCCCGCACCTCGAAAACAACCACGGCGGTCCGGGCCGGGCCATCGCTATACTGCCGTAAGGCGGTGACAGGGTCGCCACCCACCCGCCCGGGCGGCCGTTTTACGAATCGTCCGCATTCCGTCCCACCCCCAGGGCATCCGCGACGCGGTTGATGTAGTTGAACCACGACGCGATCAGGGTGATCTGGAGGATGGCGACGTCGTCGAACCCCACGGACCGCAGTCCTTCGAGATCGGCCTTCCGGATCTGCGTGGCATCCTCGGTGAGCCGGATGGCGAAATCCAGCATCGCCCGGTCCTGGGCGTTCAGCGGAGCCTTATCGTAGTCGTACTTGATCGCTTCGACCAGTTCGCTGTCCAACGTGACCCGACGCAGAAACTCTGCGTGCGAATCAATTCAGTATACACACCGGTTTCTCGACGAGACGATGGTCGAGATCATCTCGTGCTGCCGGCGGCTCAACGGAAGATCCGGCGACAGCAACACCCCGAAGGTGGCGAAGGCGTGATGCAGCGCCTCCGGGATCAGCGAATGGGACGCCACGATGCCGGAAGTGCCGTCGTCGGTGGGATGCACCGGCGTGTCGTACTCCGCGGGATAGAGCGCGCGCTGAGCCTCGAGGGCGGCGAGCAGCCGTTCGTCCCCATCCGACGCGGAGACGGTCTTAATCCATGCCATGGGTTTCTCCTGACGTTCTTTGCTGCGTTGTCTGGTTTCTGAACACGAGAAGGTATACCGGTATTCCCAGGGCCGTCACGCCGACGCCGAGCAGGGCCTGCACGGGACTGTTGCCGAAGAGCAGCACGAGCAGGACCGCGGCGAGGATCAGGAACAGCACCGGAGTGACGGGATACAAGGGAGTCCGGTAGGGAGGCGTCTCGGCCGACCTGCGGCGTACCACGAACAGGCCCGCCACGGTGAGCGCGATGAACAGGACGGCCACGAAGATGAAGTAATCCAGAATCTGGCTGAAGGTTCCCAGCCACACCAGCAGTGAAGCCAGTCCGCCCTGGATGGCGATCGCGCGGTAGGGCGTGCCGAAGGCGGGATGGACGGCACCGGCGAAGCGGAGGAAGACCCCGTCCCTGGCCATGGCAAAATACACCCTCGGCGCCATGAGCAGCAGTCCGGTCAGGCTGCCGACGACGGACAGGATGACCACGGAGGAGAACAGGATACCGCCGCTGCGGCCAAAGAGCACCTCGCCGGCCTGCGCCGCGAAGGTCTCGTTGCTGGTGACCTGGGATACGGGTACGAGGTACATGAAGACGGCGCTGGTGGTGATGTAGGTCAACGCGACGATACCGACGGCCAGCAGCAACGCCCTGGGGAGGGTGCGCGCCGGGTCCTTGATTTCGCCGGCCACCTTGTTCAGGTCCCACCATCCGGCGAAGGCGAAGAAGGCGCCCACGATGCCGCCGGCAAGGGCGCCGAACAGGGGTCCGGAGTCCGCGGGCCGCGCCACGAAGGGCGTGAAGTTCGACCAGTCGCCGAGCCCCAGGCCGAACCCCAGGATGGAGATGACCGCGAGGACGCCGACCTTGAAAACGGTCAGCAGGACGATGATCCAGGCGCCGATGCGCACGCCGTAGATGTTGACGCCGGTCAGGACGGCCAGCACGGCGATGGCCAGCAACTTCATCGCGACCGGATCCAATGGATAGATATGGCCCGCGTAGCTCGCCATCCCGGTCGCCAGGGTCGCCGTGATGCCCGGATCCAGCACCATCAGGGACATCCAGCCGTACATAAAGGCCGTCGGCGTGCCGTAGGCCTCCCGGAGATAGATGTATCCGCCGCCCGCGTGGGGATAACGGGAGGCCAGTTCTCCGAAACACAGCGATCCGCAGAGGGCCATCCCGGCCATCGCCAGCCAGATGACGAGCAGCAGCAGGGGCGATCCCAGCGACTTGGCCATCCCGGCGGGCACCAGGAAGATCCCCACGGCGATCATCCCGCTGATCACCATGGCCGTGGTCGGCCAGATTCCCAGTTGTCGGCGCAGGTTACCCGTGGTCATGAACGCGTTTTCGTCGAGTTGGAAAACAGTACCGGCTGATCACACCAGTTCGGGTTCGTTCTCGATCCGGCTCAGCCAGTAGTGGTTGTCGAACTGGTCGTCACCGGTCAGAAACCGCCAGAAGTGGATCCGGTTGACATGTTCGATGCGTTCTTCGTTCCCATGCCACGGCTGGTTCGTGCTCAGGATATGGCTGACTTCCGGATCGTCGATGTCCTCCGTATTCCAGAGCCTTAGCTGCCTGACCGTGGGGTTGAGGCGCAGCTTGAACATGTACCGCATCTCGTCGGTGCGATTCGGCTGGGCGCAGTGCCACATGCCGTGATGGAGCACGATCACCGTCCCGGCCTTGCAGATCATCGGCACCTGGCCCACGAAGTTGTGGTACCGGGCGATGTCGGATTCGCTGATGCGGCGGTAGTGGCTGCCGGGAAGGATCAGCGTGCCCCCCATCTCCCTGGGCGTGTCGTGGGCGAAGTACATGAACTGGATGTCGAAATGCAGCCGCGTGTCGATGATCGCGTCCGCGTGCCAGTGCTGTCCGAAGTGGTGACCGGCCGCCACGGTGTGCACGGCGTGGTGATCGTACAGTGGATCGGGACCGACGAGGCTGTGGATGATGCCCTCGATCTCCGGAAGCCGGAAAACGCGGCCCACGGCCGCGTCCGGCCAGATGGCGCTCAGGGGCGATCCTGCCTCTTCCCGGGGAATGGCCTGGTTGTCCATTTCCGCTTTCACGGCCTGATTGAGGTCGTCGGGCACCAGTTCGTCGAAACGGAGATATCCTTCCGCGACGAACCGCGCCATTTGCTTCGAATTCAACAGATGGGTGCTGTCAGCCATCGATGACCTCCATTTTTTCGAGTATGTACTCGTACTTGAGATAGGACACCTGGTATTCCGTACCCGGATAGGCCGGGTACTGCTGGGGAAACTGGACGACCCGCCAGCCGTCCCGCATGGCGTCCACTACCGACGCGTAGGGCGGATTCGTGGCGCCGCCCGAGTCCGCGGCATCCCCCGAAGTATGGCGTTCGTCGGCGGCCGAGGTGCCGTCGAATTCGGACCAGGCCACGACGCCGGCATGCAGGTCGGGGGTCCGCAGGTAGAGCACCAGCAGTTTCTGGCGTGTTTCAGGCATTAAGTACCCTTTCCGGTGATGCGTTCTATCGTGTCGGTGGTCGACATGCCGTCCAGCACGGGCACTCTCTCCACGCGGCCGCCGTAGGCTTCCACCACGTCCCAGCCCACCACTTCCTCGTGGCCGTAGTGACCTCCTTTGACCAGGACGTCCGGCTTGAGCAGGTTGAGCAGCGGGATGGGCGTTGGCTCGCTGAAAAGGACCACATGGTCCACGCAGGCCAGGGCGCCGAGC encodes the following:
- a CDS encoding cyclase family protein, encoding MYPIRKHARVSRPVRSLAFAVLIQWITLSAAAQYTPVGPDDVVDLSPAISGRHYQYWPGGQIHHQPIVVPYIVHGDRPWASDLIILDENTATQTDTPAHMMPPQHSGLPNAHYWGDLTVEKVPAWQLVGEVYKIDGRSMLDQAPPGVSPLFTIDVVKAAEAAHRPMGPGDAVLYWSGYDDRHDRPAPDDRRLIVEPVAGTAPGWPAPDYDAAEYVGSRGVWLMGIDSPSMGGLGPPRYIASGPDGLYVNPLALESHLGHFKYGAVHTEGLINLDRTPNGSLYIALPVKHENSPTVETRAVAITNPDLAARLLEAVKSKRVVDLSVTLSMDRPVWWPGRGVGRHVFPYSRVQPVNYFDGPFGPYWVNTHFMDAHTGTHVDPPAHYGPPPGFDTGRYDETVRAALREFEAEHGPLKRTELTTEKVPLHHFMGPARVVNVQHRVGTTSWDDWPASPAITLDDVRRHEDLYGEIEEGEVVLFHTGHTDTHFRRFIRVVVEQSVKSPLDGQSEGWPAPGADVIAYLAGKGVKHVGIDAPDMGSVDPVESMKTHWAAVNHDMIFTEYLIGVGQLPPKGAFFIFLCPHLENNHGGPGRAIAILP
- a CDS encoding peroxidase; translated protein: MDSELVEAIKYDYDKAPLNAQDRAMLDFAIRLTEDATQIRKADLEGLRSVGFDDVAILQITLIASWFNYINRVADALGVGRNADDS
- a CDS encoding amino acid permease, with the protein product MTTGNLRRQLGIWPTTAMVISGMIAVGIFLVPAGMAKSLGSPLLLLVIWLAMAGMALCGSLCFGELASRYPHAGGGYIYLREAYGTPTAFMYGWMSLMVLDPGITATLATGMASYAGHIYPLDPVAMKLLAIAVLAVLTGVNIYGVRIGAWIIVLLTVFKVGVLAVISILGFGLGLGDWSNFTPFVARPADSGPLFGALAGGIVGAFFAFAGWWDLNKVAGEIKDPARTLPRALLLAVGIVALTYITTSAVFMYLVPVSQVTSNETFAAQAGEVLFGRSGGILFSSVVILSVVGSLTGLLLMAPRVYFAMARDGVFLRFAGAVHPAFGTPYRAIAIQGGLASLLVWLGTFSQILDYFIFVAVLFIALTVAGLFVVRRRSAETPPYRTPLYPVTPVLFLILAAVLLVLLFGNSPVQALLGVGVTALGIPVYLLVFRNQTTQQRTSGETHGMD
- a CDS encoding phytanoyl-CoA dioxygenase family protein; this translates as MADSTHLLNSKQMARFVAEGYLRFDELVPDDLNQAVKAEMDNQAIPREEAGSPLSAIWPDAAVGRVFRLPEIEGIIHSLVGPDPLYDHHAVHTVAAGHHFGQHWHADAIIDTRLHFDIQFMYFAHDTPREMGGTLILPGSHYRRISESDIARYHNFVGQVPMICKAGTVIVLHHGMWHCAQPNRTDEMRYMFKLRLNPTVRQLRLWNTEDIDDPEVSHILSTNQPWHGNEERIEHVNRIHFWRFLTGDDQFDNHYWLSRIENEPELV